The following proteins come from a genomic window of Nostoc sp. ATCC 53789:
- a CDS encoding NupC/NupG family nucleoside CNT transporter: MERAISALGILVFIGISYAFSVNRQAVRWRIVAWGLGLEFALAIVILKTPWGLTVFKFLGDFVSKFLAFSDVGAKFVFGENFKDHFFAFQVLPTIIFFSAFISVLYYYGILQRVVNVMAWVMMKTLKTSGSESLSCAGNIFLGPTESALMVKPYIAKMTQSELHAVMTGGFATIAGGVLGAYLSFGIPAEHLIAAFFMTAPTSLVVSKLLYPETEVSETLGEVKADVKTNYVNAIDAATAGAIDGVKLAVNVGVIIIAFLGLLAALNALLGWLGAFVGLPQLSLQLILSIFMAPVAWLMGVPWADCQQVGALLGTKTILNEFIAFLDLKALIESGKISQRAVIIATYALCNFANIGSIGITIGGITGIAPNRQHDLARMGVRSMIGGSLAGFITACIAGMLI; this comes from the coding sequence ATGGAACGCGCCATCTCTGCGTTAGGAATCTTAGTTTTTATCGGTATATCCTACGCTTTTTCGGTTAATCGTCAAGCGGTGCGTTGGCGCATAGTAGCATGGGGTTTGGGATTAGAATTTGCATTGGCAATCGTGATTCTTAAAACTCCTTGGGGTTTGACTGTGTTTAAATTTCTGGGAGATTTTGTCAGCAAATTTTTAGCATTTTCTGATGTTGGTGCCAAATTTGTCTTTGGAGAAAATTTTAAGGATCATTTCTTTGCCTTTCAAGTGCTGCCGACAATTATCTTTTTCTCTGCCTTTATTAGTGTCCTATATTACTACGGCATTTTACAGCGAGTGGTAAATGTGATGGCGTGGGTAATGATGAAGACGTTGAAAACATCGGGTTCTGAATCTTTATCCTGTGCGGGTAACATCTTTTTAGGGCCAACAGAGTCAGCACTGATGGTTAAACCTTATATAGCGAAGATGACGCAATCAGAACTTCATGCCGTGATGACGGGTGGTTTTGCCACAATTGCAGGTGGAGTACTAGGGGCATATCTTTCTTTTGGGATACCAGCAGAACATCTAATTGCTGCTTTTTTTATGACTGCTCCCACATCATTAGTAGTATCAAAATTGCTGTATCCAGAAACAGAAGTATCAGAGACACTTGGTGAAGTAAAGGCAGATGTAAAAACCAATTATGTAAATGCAATTGATGCTGCTACAGCTGGAGCAATTGACGGCGTGAAGCTAGCGGTTAATGTTGGGGTAATAATTATCGCTTTTTTAGGATTATTGGCTGCTTTAAATGCACTCCTGGGATGGTTGGGGGCATTTGTGGGTTTACCGCAACTGTCATTACAGTTGATTTTGTCTATTTTTATGGCTCCCGTAGCGTGGTTAATGGGCGTACCTTGGGCTGATTGTCAGCAAGTGGGGGCTTTGTTGGGTACAAAGACAATTCTCAATGAGTTTATTGCTTTTTTGGATTTGAAGGCACTAATTGAAAGTGGTAAAATTTCCCAACGTGCAGTAATTATTGCGACTTACGCCTTATGTAACTTTGCAAATATAGGTTCAATTGGCATTACTATTGGCGGCATTACTGGGATAGCACCTAATCGCCAGCATGATTTAGCTCGTATGGGTGTAAGATCAATGATTGGCGGATCGTTGGCGGGTTTTATCACCGCTTGTATTGCTGGGATGCTGATTTGA
- a CDS encoding transposase translates to MKKIPQTDAIFENVFRENQASDENHKSLRVSIDTKAKVKIGNLSRGGKARTLEAKAADDHDTQWQEVLVPFGILNTHSQQLSIYFGQSAETSDFIVDCLTAWWHENQHNYLELDEWVIDLDGGAATRSDRTQFIKRMVELSDAINLRIRLIYYPPYHSKYNPIERCWATLENYWNGAILDSVETALHWASNMTWKGIAPIVHLVETTYEKGIKVLSQELEQYQPFWQRSETLPKWDITIVPV, encoded by the coding sequence TTGAAAAAGATTCCCCAAACAGATGCCATATTTGAGAATGTGTTCCGGGAGAATCAGGCATCAGATGAGAATCACAAATCGTTGAGAGTGTCTATTGATACTAAAGCCAAAGTGAAGATTGGGAACCTTTCTAGAGGTGGTAAAGCCCGGACACTGGAGGCAAAAGCCGCTGATGACCACGATACACAGTGGCAAGAAGTCTTAGTTCCATTTGGTATTCTCAACACACACAGCCAGCAGCTATCAATTTACTTCGGTCAGTCGGCTGAAACTAGTGATTTTATTGTCGATTGTTTAACCGCTTGGTGGCATGAGAATCAACACAATTACCTTGAGCTTGATGAATGGGTGATTGATCTCGATGGCGGTGCGGCGACTCGCAGTGACCGCACACAATTTATCAAACGCATGGTTGAACTGTCTGATGCGATTAATTTAAGAATCCGACTGATTTACTATCCTCCCTACCATAGCAAGTACAATCCGATAGAACGGTGTTGGGCTACTTTAGAAAACTATTGGAATGGCGCGATTTTAGATTCTGTTGAAACCGCACTACATTGGGCTTCTAATATGACTTGGAAAGGTATTGCACCCATTGTACATCTGGTTGAAACCACCTATGAAAAAGGAATTAAGGTTCTTTCACAAGAGTTAGAACAATATCAACCTTTCTGGCAACGTTCTGAAACATTACCCAAATGGGATATCACGATTGTCCCAGTTTGA
- a CDS encoding amidohydrolase, whose amino-acid sequence MVNFTIQNVLIAASDDYATVDVQIVDGAIAAIAPNLPVIGTVIDGKNKLLLPGFFNAHTHSSEMWQRGIMSVLPLELWLAELYDFAPLDTEQVYLSALGTAVETLLSGGTSVVDHLVLIPGLELETIATATRAYREVGIRAFIAPLIQDESLSAGLPSGESARTHEPYHRSTAATLEIIEEAVRQFHRPDEGVNILVAPTGIQLCSDALFTGCIELSDRYNLCRHSHLLETRAQEKLAQEKYGCTAVEHLKRIGFLSDACGGLRQRTTLAHCVWLNDADITILAETQSTVVHNPLSNLRLGSGIAPILKYRQAGINVTFGCDGASSNDSQDLLEAIKMGSILHNVTDSDYQHWITPRQAVEMASLGGAKGLNIADKLGSLTVGKQADLVLYDLTHLSLLPRTDPIGLLVLGRPNNVVDSVWVNGKQIVADGKVTTINVDELRQELFNRSQWETKRKSETVAQIEAHYRTVMGL is encoded by the coding sequence ATGGTAAATTTTACTATTCAGAATGTTTTAATTGCCGCCAGTGATGATTATGCGACGGTAGATGTACAGATTGTAGATGGGGCAATAGCTGCAATTGCCCCCAATCTACCAGTAATCGGCACTGTCATAGATGGCAAAAATAAACTGCTGCTACCTGGTTTTTTCAACGCTCACACCCACTCATCAGAGATGTGGCAACGGGGAATCATGTCAGTTTTGCCTTTAGAATTATGGTTGGCGGAACTGTATGATTTTGCCCCCCTCGACACTGAACAGGTTTATCTCAGCGCCTTGGGTACTGCGGTAGAAACCTTGCTTTCTGGCGGTACGAGTGTAGTAGATCACCTGGTGTTAATTCCCGGACTTGAGTTAGAAACGATCGCCACTGCAACCCGCGCTTACAGAGAAGTTGGGATTCGCGCCTTTATCGCCCCCTTAATTCAAGATGAATCCCTTAGTGCAGGGCTTCCATCTGGAGAATCAGCAAGAACTCATGAACCTTATCATCGTTCAACTGCGGCAACATTGGAAATTATCGAAGAGGCGGTGAGACAGTTTCATCGTCCAGATGAGGGTGTAAATATTTTGGTCGCACCAACGGGGATACAATTGTGTAGTGATGCTTTATTTACAGGATGTATCGAGTTAAGCGATCGCTATAATCTTTGTCGTCACTCCCATTTACTCGAAACTAGGGCACAGGAAAAACTCGCTCAAGAAAAGTACGGTTGTACTGCCGTGGAACATTTGAAAAGAATCGGGTTTTTGAGCGATGCCTGCGGCGGGCTACGCCAACGCACAACTCTAGCTCATTGCGTCTGGTTAAATGATGCTGATATTACCATTCTCGCTGAGACTCAATCTACAGTTGTTCATAATCCCTTAAGTAATCTACGTTTAGGCAGTGGTATTGCCCCTATTTTAAAATATCGCCAAGCTGGAATAAATGTAACTTTTGGTTGTGATGGTGCTTCAAGTAATGACTCTCAAGATTTGTTAGAAGCCATCAAAATGGGTTCTATCTTGCACAACGTTACAGACTCAGATTATCAACACTGGATTACACCCAGACAAGCAGTAGAAATGGCATCCTTGGGAGGTGCAAAGGGACTGAATATAGCAGACAAACTCGGTTCCTTAACTGTGGGCAAACAAGCAGATTTAGTACTTTATGACCTCACTCATTTATCATTGCTTCCCCGGACAGATCCTATTGGTTTATTAGTTTTAGGTCGTCCTAATAATGTTGTTGATAGTGTTTGGGTTAACGGTAAGCAAATTGTTGCTGATGGGAAAGTTACCACAATTAACGTTGATGAATTGCGGCAAGAACTATTTAACCGCAGTCAATGGGAGACAAAGCGCAAGTCTGAAACCGTCGCGCAAATTGAAGCGCATTATCGCACAGTTATGGGTTTGTGA
- a CDS encoding cysteine hydrolase family protein, which translates to MNLPFRTLGVSPNAWTVNDAIADITRPQKPPQPVILSTETKTLRLDLAKAAILVIDMQNDFCHPDGWLAHIGVDVTPARQPIKPLNNLLPELREAGVPVIWINWGNRPDLLNISAGSRHVYNPTGAGVGLGDPLPSNGARVLMAGSWAAAVVDELEQLPEDIRVDKYRMSGFWDTPLDSILRNLGSTTLFFAGVNADQCVLATLCDANFLGYDCVLVKDCSATTSPEYCWLATLYNVKQCFGFVTDSQEILTALQKNEE; encoded by the coding sequence ATGAATTTGCCTTTTCGGACATTGGGAGTCTCACCAAATGCGTGGACAGTGAATGATGCGATCGCAGATATCACTCGTCCTCAAAAACCCCCACAACCCGTTATTTTATCAACAGAAACTAAAACCCTGCGTTTAGACTTGGCAAAAGCCGCTATCCTCGTCATTGATATGCAAAACGACTTCTGTCACCCGGATGGCTGGTTAGCGCATATTGGCGTGGATGTAACTCCAGCACGTCAGCCGATTAAACCTTTGAATAACCTACTTCCAGAACTTCGTGAAGCGGGTGTTCCAGTCATTTGGATAAATTGGGGGAATCGCCCTGACTTACTCAATATTAGTGCTGGTTCGCGTCATGTCTATAACCCCACAGGGGCAGGTGTGGGATTAGGCGATCCACTACCAAGCAATGGTGCAAGAGTCCTAATGGCGGGTAGTTGGGCCGCGGCAGTAGTAGACGAACTAGAACAGCTTCCTGAAGATATTCGTGTGGACAAATATCGCATGAGTGGGTTTTGGGATACCCCATTAGATAGTATCTTGCGGAATCTGGGAAGCACAACATTATTTTTTGCTGGTGTTAATGCCGATCAATGCGTGCTAGCTACCTTATGTGATGCCAATTTCTTAGGATATGACTGTGTGTTAGTTAAAGATTGTAGCGCTACGACTTCGCCTGAATATTGTTGGCTAGCAACGTTGTACAATGTTAAACAATGCTTCGGTTTTGTCACTGACTCCCAAGAAATTTTAACAGCGCTGCAAAAGAATGAGGAGTGA
- a CDS encoding cupin domain-containing protein, with translation MYATRCVIPVIKSPKDYQVYRISPNDSNRLAIIFDSTNANTSLTCCIEIFDIGGQTPPNRHQWAVEMFFVLKGEAIAMCDGKSATIKAGDSLLVPPTGTHLIKNTGSTRLYTLTVMVPNEDFSELIRSGIPTELDAEDMAVLGRFNTLMPC, from the coding sequence ATGTACGCTACTCGTTGTGTAATTCCGGTTATCAAATCTCCCAAAGATTACCAAGTATATCGCATTAGTCCTAATGACTCTAATCGATTAGCAATTATCTTCGATTCGACAAATGCTAATACTTCTTTGACTTGCTGTATAGAAATTTTTGATATCGGTGGACAAACACCGCCAAATCGCCATCAGTGGGCGGTGGAAATGTTTTTTGTCCTCAAAGGCGAAGCGATCGCTATGTGTGACGGCAAGAGTGCCACAATCAAGGCTGGAGATAGTTTATTAGTGCCTCCCACTGGGACTCATTTGATTAAAAATACTGGTTCTACTCGCTTGTATACGTTGACTGTGATGGTTCCCAATGAAGACTTTTCGGAATTGATTCGCAGTGGCATTCCGACGGAGTTAGATGCAGAAGATATGGCTGTACTGGGGAGATTCAATACTTTGATGCCCTGTTAA
- a CDS encoding B12-binding domain-containing radical SAM protein, whose product MTVNLKSLENPTYIAADSKTASNTKRSSYVPSNHRRILCIFPKYSRSFGTFHYAYPLMGNVRAFMPPQGILIVAAYLPQKWEVRFIDENVKSATRADYQWADVVIVSGMHIQKPQINQINELAHRAGKITVVGGPSVSGCPEYYPEFDILHLGELGDASDRMIEYLDQNLERPQRQIRFETKERLPLTEFPTPAYHLLDIDDYFLANVQFSSGCPYRCEFCDIPELYGNSPRMKTPEQVVAELDAMRQSGNLGAVYFVDDNFVGDRRAAMKLLPHLIDWQKRNGYPIQFACEATLNLAQSPKLLEMMREAYFCTIFCGIETPEPDALHAISKDQNLSMPILKAIQVLNSYGMEVVSGIIIGLDTDTPETADRIIEFIRASQIPMLTINLLHALPRTPLWRRLEAEGRLVFDENRESNVEFLMPYEQVVEMWRRCITTAYEPEFLYERFAYNMEHTYPNRIEVPNSPARTSGANIRKGLTYLTNILLRIGLFSNYRQTFWKMAKPALKAGDIENLIHVGLVGHHLIKFAQDCSKNEESASFYSQKILTKVRS is encoded by the coding sequence ATGACCGTAAATCTTAAGTCTTTAGAGAATCCAACTTATATAGCGGCCGATTCCAAAACCGCTTCTAATACTAAGAGAAGCAGCTACGTTCCCTCGAACCATCGACGCATTCTTTGCATCTTTCCTAAATACAGCCGCTCCTTTGGTACTTTTCATTACGCCTACCCATTGATGGGTAATGTTCGGGCTTTTATGCCACCCCAAGGTATTTTAATTGTGGCTGCCTATTTACCTCAAAAATGGGAAGTGCGGTTTATTGATGAGAATGTCAAATCAGCAACCAGGGCTGATTACCAATGGGCTGATGTGGTAATTGTGAGTGGAATGCATATCCAAAAACCACAGATTAATCAAATTAATGAACTTGCCCATCGAGCCGGGAAAATCACAGTGGTGGGTGGCCCTTCGGTATCTGGGTGTCCAGAATATTATCCTGAATTTGACATTTTACATTTGGGTGAGTTGGGAGATGCTAGCGATCGCATGATCGAGTATCTAGACCAAAACTTAGAACGTCCTCAAAGGCAAATCCGCTTTGAAACGAAGGAACGTTTGCCTTTAACAGAGTTTCCAACTCCAGCTTATCATTTGCTGGATATCGATGATTATTTTCTGGCAAATGTGCAGTTTTCTAGTGGTTGTCCTTATCGCTGCGAGTTTTGTGATATTCCCGAACTCTATGGCAACAGTCCCCGAATGAAAACACCAGAGCAAGTGGTTGCCGAGCTAGATGCAATGCGACAATCTGGCAATTTGGGGGCAGTGTATTTTGTTGATGATAACTTTGTTGGCGATCGCCGCGCTGCCATGAAGTTACTTCCTCACCTGATTGACTGGCAAAAACGCAATGGCTACCCCATCCAGTTTGCATGTGAAGCAACTCTCAACCTAGCCCAAAGTCCAAAACTGCTGGAGATGATGCGCGAAGCCTATTTCTGCACGATCTTTTGCGGTATCGAAACACCTGAGCCAGATGCTCTCCATGCTATTTCCAAAGATCAAAATCTGAGTATGCCAATCTTAAAAGCAATTCAAGTTTTAAATAGCTATGGCATGGAAGTAGTATCAGGAATCATCATTGGGTTAGATACAGATACACCAGAAACAGCAGACCGAATTATTGAATTTATTCGGGCATCTCAAATTCCCATGTTGACAATTAATCTACTTCATGCTTTGCCGAGAACTCCGTTATGGCGGAGGTTAGAAGCAGAAGGACGACTCGTATTTGATGAAAACCGCGAATCAAATGTTGAGTTTTTGATGCCCTACGAGCAAGTTGTCGAGATGTGGCGGCGCTGCATCACAACTGCTTATGAGCCGGAATTTTTATATGAGCGGTTTGCTTACAATATGGAACACACCTATCCAAATCGCATCGAAGTACCTAACAGTCCTGCTCGCACTTCTGGGGCTAATATCCGTAAAGGTTTAACTTATTTAACTAATATTTTGCTGCGGATAGGCTTATTTAGTAACTATCGTCAGACTTTCTGGAAAATGGCCAAGCCAGCGCTGAAAGCAGGTGATATTGAAAACTTGATTCACGTCGGACTTGTGGGGCATCATTTGATTAAGTTCGCACAAGATTGCTCCAAAAACGAAGAATCGGCTTCGTTTTATTCGCAAAAAATCCTCACAAAAGTTCGTAGCTAA
- the modA gene encoding molybdate ABC transporter substrate-binding protein produces the protein MKRRQILGLLGIAVAGLLLAIGLPLVNPSPVIAQNSTILVSAAASLKEALEEIKPLYQQSKSDVNINYNFGASGALQQQIEQGAPADIFISAGKKQVDALEQKGLLVTGSRANLANNRLVLIVAQDVVGITSFYNLTDSKIKKIAIGEPRSVPAGQYGEQVLKKLKLYNQVKPKLVFANNVRQVLAAVESGNAEAGLVYATDAKISNKVKVVVAADDKFHSPIVYPMAVIKSSKNIPAAKEFIQFLSGSEAKTVLKKYGFLVS, from the coding sequence ATGAAAAGAAGACAAATTCTTGGCTTATTAGGTATAGCAGTTGCTGGTTTGCTCCTGGCAATTGGTTTACCGTTAGTTAATCCTTCTCCGGTAATAGCGCAAAATAGCACTATCCTCGTCTCCGCAGCCGCCAGCTTAAAAGAGGCACTAGAGGAAATTAAGCCTTTGTACCAACAAAGTAAATCAGATGTCAACATTAATTATAATTTTGGGGCTTCTGGTGCTTTGCAACAACAGATCGAGCAAGGTGCCCCAGCAGATATCTTTATTTCTGCTGGCAAAAAGCAAGTGGATGCCCTAGAACAAAAAGGACTTTTGGTAACAGGTAGCCGTGCTAACTTGGCAAATAACCGTCTAGTCTTGATTGTGGCTCAGGATGTTGTTGGCATCACTAGTTTCTACAATTTAACAGATAGTAAGATTAAAAAAATTGCGATCGGTGAACCTAGAAGTGTACCCGCCGGTCAATATGGGGAGCAAGTCTTAAAGAAATTGAAACTTTATAATCAGGTAAAGCCCAAATTAGTCTTTGCTAACAACGTGCGTCAAGTTTTGGCAGCAGTAGAAAGTGGTAACGCTGAAGCGGGTTTAGTTTATGCTACTGATGCCAAAATTTCCAACAAGGTAAAAGTCGTAGTTGCTGCTGACGATAAGTTTCACTCACCAATTGTCTATCCAATGGCAGTAATTAAAAGCAGTAAAAATATTCCAGCAGCCAAAGAGTTTATCCAATTTTTATCTGGCAGTGAAGCCAAGACAGTACTCAAAAAATATGGGTTTCTTGTAAGTTAG
- a CDS encoding NAD-dependent epimerase/dehydratase family protein has protein sequence MAKIIVTGAAGFIGSHLVDILLQQGEEVIGIDEFNDYYDPMLKRKNVAHLHSSPSFTLIEADIQFLDWQELLKDVDVVYHQAAQAGVRASWGKAFRGYTERNINATQVLLEAAKDAKHLKRLVFASSSSVYGDAETLPTHEGICPEPVSPYGITKLAAETLCRLYYKNFGVPSVSLRYFTVYGPKQRPDMAFHKFFKSILQDEAIPIYGDGQQTREFTFVGDIVAANLAAASTPQAVGEIFNIGGGSRVVLAEVLDTIEEIVGKPIKRNHIEKAMGDARHTAADVSKAQKILGYQPQVSLREGLTQEWQWIKSLY, from the coding sequence ATGGCTAAAATTATCGTTACTGGAGCAGCAGGCTTTATTGGTTCTCACCTCGTAGACATCTTGCTACAACAAGGGGAAGAAGTAATTGGGATTGATGAATTCAATGATTATTACGATCCTATGTTAAAGCGTAAGAATGTTGCACACTTACATAGCTCACCTAGTTTTACATTAATTGAAGCAGATATTCAGTTTTTAGATTGGCAGGAACTCTTAAAAGATGTTGATGTCGTTTACCATCAAGCAGCACAAGCAGGTGTCAGGGCAAGTTGGGGTAAGGCTTTTCGAGGTTACACAGAACGAAATATTAATGCTACGCAAGTTTTGCTAGAAGCGGCTAAAGATGCAAAACACTTGAAAAGATTAGTGTTTGCTTCTTCGTCAAGTGTATATGGTGATGCAGAAACTTTACCTACTCACGAAGGAATTTGCCCTGAACCTGTTTCTCCTTACGGTATTACTAAGCTAGCGGCTGAAACTTTGTGCAGACTGTATTACAAAAACTTTGGTGTGCCATCTGTATCATTGCGCTATTTCACAGTCTATGGCCCAAAACAACGCCCAGATATGGCATTTCATAAGTTCTTTAAATCCATTTTGCAGGATGAGGCGATTCCTATTTACGGTGATGGACAGCAAACGCGGGAGTTTACATTTGTTGGTGATATCGTCGCCGCCAATTTAGCGGCTGCCTCCACACCCCAAGCAGTGGGAGAAATTTTTAATATCGGTGGTGGTAGCAGGGTGGTTTTAGCAGAAGTCTTAGATACGATTGAAGAAATCGTTGGGAAACCAATCAAAAGAAACCACATAGAAAAAGCGATGGGAGATGCACGCCACACTGCTGCTGATGTATCTAAAGCGCAGAAAATTCTGGGATATCAGCCACAAGTCTCTCTAAGAGAGGGTTTGACACAGGAATGGCAGTGGATTAAGTCTTTGTATTAA
- a CDS encoding quercetin 2,3-dioxygenase, whose product MTVNLQGILQQPGQGSSYWVLGDLYTFKAVGEETGQAYALVEITVQPQNGTPPHIHSHEDEAFYIQEGELEFQLDERIILATPGTFFHSPKGQLHRFSNIGAKPAKLLCWFTPAGLEKFFMEVGVPASERMQLPSVSPADMEKAVAAASKYGLEIIPPSAASLQI is encoded by the coding sequence ATGACAGTCAATCTACAAGGAATATTACAGCAACCGGGACAAGGTTCTTCATACTGGGTGCTTGGGGATTTGTATACTTTTAAGGCAGTGGGTGAAGAAACTGGTCAAGCTTATGCTCTAGTTGAGATTACCGTTCAACCACAAAACGGTACACCTCCCCACATTCATAGTCACGAAGACGAAGCTTTTTATATTCAAGAGGGAGAATTGGAATTTCAGCTTGATGAGCGAATTATCTTAGCAACTCCTGGAACTTTTTTCCACTCTCCCAAAGGTCAACTCCACAGGTTTTCAAATATTGGTGCAAAGCCAGCAAAATTACTTTGTTGGTTCACACCAGCAGGGTTAGAGAAGTTTTTTATGGAAGTAGGTGTGCCAGCCTCAGAGAGAATGCAATTACCTAGCGTTAGTCCCGCAGATATGGAAAAAGCGGTGGCGGCTGCTTCAAAATACGGTCTTGAAATTATTCCGCCGTCTGCTGCATCTTTGCAGATATAA
- a CDS encoding amylo-alpha-1,6-glucosidase yields MCIEFGREICGNLDTAESREWLVTNGIGGYASGTVAGLLTRRYHGLLVAALKPPLGRTLLLAKLDETILYDNRSYSLDTNRWADGTVSPHGYQNIERFSLEGTIPLWRFAVADALLEKRVWMQQGVNTTYVQYTLRRATQPLKLTLKAMVNYRDYHSDTQSNGWKMSIEEVEQGICVTAYPGAVPMYLLTDGGSASVADNWYYGFDLAVERYRGLRDREDHLHAATFEVTLNPGEAMSTTGCTYAFVASTEKQANLNAEAALKLRRAQEQKLTGIWKTNQPLKTKDSPIWIKQLILAADQFIVDRPMPEDPYGKTIIAGYHWFSDWGRDTMISLPGLTISTGRPEVARSILRTFARYVDQGMLPNRFPDAGEQPEYNTVDATLWYFEAVRAYYSATDDDTLLAELFPILADIIDWHCRGTRYNIHLDPADGLLFAGVAGVQLTWMDAKVDNWVVTPRIGKPIEVNALWYNALRTMAKFARHLGKPHQEYEAMADRAKYRFSRFWNDETGYCYDVLDSPDGDDAALRPNQIFAVSLLESPLTPAQQKSVVEVCGRSLLTSHGLRSIAPDHFQYQGKYGGNQYQRDGAYHQGTVWGWLLGPFVLAHLRVYKNPEQARQFLEPMANHLTTHGLGSLSEIFDGDAPMTARGCIAQAWTVAEVLRAWLATDN; encoded by the coding sequence ATGTGTATAGAATTTGGGCGGGAAATCTGCGGCAATCTTGACACGGCAGAGTCACGCGAATGGTTAGTTACTAATGGTATTGGTGGTTATGCTTCTGGAACTGTGGCTGGTTTATTGACGCGCCGCTATCACGGACTATTGGTAGCAGCATTGAAACCACCTTTAGGTCGTACTTTACTGCTGGCAAAACTAGATGAAACTATCCTGTATGACAATCGCTCTTATTCTCTAGACACCAATCGTTGGGCTGATGGGACTGTCAGTCCTCACGGTTATCAAAATATTGAACGTTTTTCTCTGGAAGGTACAATTCCCTTATGGCGTTTTGCTGTTGCCGATGCCTTGTTAGAAAAACGGGTGTGGATGCAACAAGGTGTTAATACAACTTATGTGCAATATACTTTGCGTCGTGCCACGCAACCTCTGAAGTTGACCCTCAAAGCAATGGTCAACTACCGCGATTATCACAGCGACACCCAAAGCAATGGCTGGAAGATGTCTATTGAGGAAGTCGAACAAGGGATTTGTGTAACTGCTTATCCGGGTGCTGTACCAATGTATTTACTGACCGATGGTGGTAGTGCATCTGTTGCCGACAATTGGTATTATGGCTTTGACTTGGCTGTTGAACGCTATCGGGGATTGAGAGATAGAGAAGACCATCTCCACGCTGCGACTTTTGAAGTAACACTGAATCCTGGGGAAGCGATGTCTACGACGGGCTGCACCTACGCATTTGTAGCCAGCACAGAAAAGCAAGCAAATCTCAATGCCGAGGCTGCACTTAAGTTACGTCGCGCTCAAGAGCAGAAGCTAACAGGAATTTGGAAAACTAATCAACCCCTCAAGACGAAGGACTCACCTATCTGGATCAAGCAACTAATACTAGCTGCTGACCAGTTTATTGTTGACCGTCCAATGCCAGAAGACCCCTACGGTAAGACTATCATCGCTGGTTATCACTGGTTTAGCGACTGGGGACGCGACACCATGATTAGTCTACCTGGTTTGACAATTTCCACTGGTCGCCCAGAGGTAGCACGCTCAATTCTTCGCACTTTTGCTAGATACGTAGACCAAGGAATGCTGCCTAATCGCTTTCCCGATGCGGGCGAGCAACCAGAATATAATACAGTCGATGCCACTCTCTGGTACTTTGAAGCAGTCCGCGCTTACTACAGCGCTACGGATGATGATACTTTGCTTGCTGAACTCTTTCCCATACTTGCAGACATCATCGATTGGCACTGTCGCGGTACACGCTACAACATCCATCTCGATCCGGCCGATGGCTTACTGTTTGCAGGCGTTGCAGGTGTACAACTGACTTGGATGGATGCCAAAGTTGATAATTGGGTAGTTACGCCCCGAATTGGCAAACCGATTGAAGTTAATGCCCTCTGGTATAATGCTTTACGGACAATGGCCAAGTTTGCCCGTCACCTTGGTAAACCGCACCAAGAATATGAAGCTATGGCAGACCGAGCTAAGTATAGATTTTCTCGCTTCTGGAATGACGAGACAGGTTATTGCTATGACGTTCTAGACAGTCCTGATGGTGATGATGCAGCATTGCGTCCTAACCAAATATTTGCCGTTTCATTGCTAGAAAGTCCCCTAACACCTGCCCAGCAAAAAAGTGTGGTGGAAGTTTGCGGGCGATCGCTGCTGACTTCTCATGGATTGCGATCGATAGCGCCCGATCATTTCCAATACCAGGGTAAATACGGTGGTAATCAGTATCAACGTGATGGAGCTTATCATCAAGGGACAGTTTGGGGTTGGTTATTGGGGCCGTTCGTTCTAGCACACCTGCGCGTCTACAAAAATCCTGAGCAGGCTCGTCAATTTTTGGAACCAATGGCTAATCATCTTACTACACACGGTCTTGGTAGTCTCAGTGAAATTTTTGATGGTGATGCCCCGATGACTGCACGGGGATGTATTGCCCAAGCGTGGACAGTAGCAGAGGTTTTACGCGCTTGGCTGGCGACAGATAATTGA